In a single window of the Prochlorococcus marinus XMU1412 genome:
- the pyrE gene encoding orotate phosphoribosyltransferase, with protein MSKFSNKYDLNKEKLLKQLIEKSYKKGNFTLSSGKKSSHYLNCKPVSLNGEGLNLISDLFLELKDSRSKAVAGLTLGADPLVSGLIVKAALHGIDLDGLIIRKEIKNYGTKAGIEGPTLEERTLVTVLEDVVTTAGSVIKAIKKLRENNYVVEEVLSIVDRQEGGLEALEDENVKLKSLFTIKDFL; from the coding sequence ATGAGCAAATTTTCTAATAAGTATGATTTAAATAAAGAAAAATTGTTAAAACAGTTAATTGAAAAATCTTACAAGAAAGGAAATTTTACTTTATCTTCAGGAAAAAAAAGCAGTCATTATTTGAACTGTAAGCCAGTGTCATTAAATGGCGAAGGCTTAAACTTAATAAGTGATTTATTTTTGGAATTAAAGGACTCAAGGTCAAAAGCTGTAGCAGGATTGACATTAGGTGCAGACCCTTTAGTCAGCGGATTAATTGTCAAAGCAGCTTTGCATGGCATAGACCTTGATGGTTTAATAATTCGGAAAGAAATCAAAAATTATGGTACCAAAGCTGGAATAGAGGGTCCTACATTAGAAGAAAGAACTTTGGTAACTGTTTTAGAGGATGTCGTTACAACTGCTGGTTCAGTGATAAAAGCTATAAAAAAGTTACGCGAAAATAATTATGTTGTTGAAGAAGTTTTGTCTATAGTAGATAGGCAAGAAGGGGGATTAGAAGCCCTTGAAGATGAAAATGTTAAATTAAAGAGTCTTTTTACAATAAAAGACTTTTTATAG
- a CDS encoding folate-binding protein YgfZ: MQDIKKKFWLEKFDCFSITGKDARKFLNGITTGNILDSENKVIKTCWLTPNGVLRSLIEINFFERNLEVIILAGNTNEIIDYFNQIIFPADDVVLSEPFLINRIQEIDESSSWRTFQPIFFKTEDKEFEIYKNKINLLNPNDLKLWKINQAIPSLEMEINGRNNPLELGLKDLIDFNKGCYLGQETMSKIKNVSSLKQEIRIWQSFESNLNLDVEDKNLYINSAKDISAGKITSFFKSDSQIKGLAMIKRKYLEEGSYFFSEIFGKIIINKSVGSIFL; encoded by the coding sequence ATGCAAGATATAAAAAAAAAGTTTTGGCTTGAAAAATTTGATTGTTTTTCTATTACTGGAAAAGATGCCAGAAAATTTTTGAATGGCATAACAACTGGTAATATTCTTGATTCAGAAAATAAAGTTATCAAAACTTGTTGGTTAACTCCAAATGGAGTTCTAAGGTCATTAATCGAAATTAATTTTTTTGAAAGAAACTTAGAAGTAATTATCTTGGCGGGTAACACTAATGAAATAATTGATTACTTTAATCAAATTATTTTTCCAGCGGACGATGTAGTTCTAAGTGAACCTTTCTTGATAAATAGAATTCAGGAAATTGATGAATCTAGTTCATGGAGAACCTTCCAGCCTATTTTCTTCAAAACAGAAGATAAAGAATTTGAAATATATAAAAATAAAATAAATTTACTAAATCCCAATGATTTAAAACTTTGGAAGATTAATCAGGCAATACCCTCATTAGAAATGGAAATAAACGGAAGAAATAATCCTCTTGAGCTTGGATTAAAAGATCTTATAGATTTTAATAAAGGTTGTTATTTAGGACAAGAAACAATGTCAAAAATAAAAAACGTATCTTCTTTAAAACAGGAAATAAGAATTTGGCAATCATTTGAATCTAATTTGAATTTAGACGTTGAAGATAAAAATTTATATATAAATTCTGCCAAGGATATTTCTGCAGGCAAAATCACTAGTTTTTTTAAATCGGATTCTCAAATAAAAGGTTTAGCAATGATAAAAAGGAAATATTTAGAGGAAGGAAGTTATTTTTTTTCAGAAATTTTTGGAAAAATTATTATTAATAAATCTGTAGGATCAATTTTTCTTTAA